The genomic DNA TCGAGCATGAGTTAGTAGGAAGTGGGCGGTAGGAAGGTTGTTGTGAGCGTGATCCGCGAATGGGGAGGGCATCTTCGTTATTGCATTATTTCGTTGAAATTGAGTATTCTTGTGGCGTACTTTGTTGATGCTTCTACGTCGTGCGTGACCATCACGATTGTCATTTTCTTTTGCTCGTGAAGTTCTTTGATGATGTTGTACATGTTTTGCGAAGATTCGGGATCAAGGCCGGTAACGGGCTCGTCTAGCAGCAACATGCGTTCGGCGGCGCAGAGCGCCCTCGCCAAAAGCACGCGTTGCTTTTGGCCACCCGAAAGCTCGCGGAAACACGCTTTCCGCAAGTTTTCGGTTCGGGTGAGCGCCAGACATTCGCTGGCGCGCTCCCGGAGGGCGCGACCGTAAAATGGGAGCAGCAGACTTTTGCCCTGGAATGCCGAAAGCACGATTTCTTCGACAGAAGCTGGGAAGTCCTTTTGCGTAACCGTAATTTGCGGCAAGTAACCAATTTGTTTTCGCTGTAAATTATCGCGAAGTTCGATTTTGCCGGCTTTGGGGCGCAATACACCTGCAAGCCCGCGCAAGAATGTTGTCTTTCCGCAACCGTTTCTACCGATGATGCAAAGGTAATCGCCTGCGTTGATTTCGTAATCGAAACTGTTGACGATGTTTTTGTTCCCGTAACCGAGCGTAAGCTGGTGACATTTAATAAGAGGTTTATTGTTACTCATTCAGCTTGTCATGCCCGATTTAGCCGGACATCTCCATTTTACTTAAACAATTACTTAATTGCTTGTTTCAGAACTTCAAGATTCGACTTCATAATTGACAAGTAGCTAAAGCCTTCGGCGATTTGCTGTTCTGTTACCGATTGCATCGAATTGATGGTAAGAACTTGCGCTGCCTTTGAGCTTTTGCTTGCGTCGAGGATGGCGCGGGCGATTTTCTGGTTCCCTTTTTCGATGGTGAAAATGGCCGGCAACGATAGAGAATCCATCTTCCCCGCAAGGAATGCAATCGTCTCAAAGCTCGCTTCGCTTTCGGCGGAACAGCCCACAAACGCGGCGTAATACTTAATGCCATAATCGTCCACCAAATAACGAAAAGGAAAACGGTCTCCGAAAAGAATTGTCTTGCGGGCTGCGCTTTCAATAGCTGCGCGGTATTCTGTATCGAGTGATT from Fibrobacter succinogenes includes the following:
- a CDS encoding metal ABC transporter ATP-binding protein — protein: MSNNKPLIKCHQLTLGYGNKNIVNSFDYEINAGDYLCIIGRNGCGKTTFLRGLAGVLRPKAGKIELRDNLQRKQIGYLPQITVTQKDFPASVEEIVLSAFQGKSLLLPFYGRALRERASECLALTRTENLRKACFRELSGGQKQRVLLARALCAAERMLLLDEPVTGLDPESSQNMYNIIKELHEQKKMTIVMVTHDVEASTKYATRILNFNEIMQ